The sequence below is a genomic window from Lycium ferocissimum isolate CSIRO_LF1 chromosome 9, AGI_CSIRO_Lferr_CH_V1, whole genome shotgun sequence.
AGGCTAAAATGAGAATGTTCAAAATTATTTTGGCTGAGGAATATgtattttaaatgaaaattgtcAAAATCAGTGGAAAATATAAAGTCAAGTTTCAAGATGTAATGTGTGAAAATCATAAGCCTGAGTATAAACCACTAGAGAGtgacaatgtaaaaaaaaattatactataaATCActttaaaagtaattaatttaataactattcataattaaaagaaattagTTTCCTGGAGCCAACAAACATTTCCTTTGCAAAACTGAGTTGCATAAAAAATATACTTGTAGATAAAAACTCAAAACTAATTGTTCTCTTCTATATACTTCTCTTCAGATGGTTATTTATCTACTTAAGCTTGGGGTAGAAGTAAATGCTTTGAATCAGAAAGGATATACAGCATTAGATGTAGTTGAAGCAGATGCAAGTAACTCTGGTGCTCTTGCAATTATCCCAGCATTACAAAAAGCCGGTGCCAAAAGATGTGACCAATTACCACCAAGTTTACAAGACATCCAGCAAGTTGTATCACCGAATTTGGGGTCATGGCCAAGAAAAATTAGTACTACTACTAGTACTTTTCAATCTCCATCCTcatctcaacattcttattatcatcatcaaaggaaacataacaacaataattatcGCGCTACAAGGAGAAAGAAAATTGAGCTCCAAAGTGAAGGTTTAAGAAATGCAAGAAAAACCATAACAATTGTTGCAGTACTAATAGCAACTGTCACATTTGCTGCTGGAGTTAATCCTCCTGGTGGATTTAATCAAGGAAGTGGAAAAGCTCTTTTGGGTGAAAAAACGGCCTTTAAGGTGTTCTTGGTATGTAACATTGTggctctttttctttcccttggAATTGTTAATGTTCTTGTTAGTGTTATTCCATTCAAGAGAAGATCCATGATGAAACTAATGGTGGCAACACATAAAGTTATGTGGATTTCTACTTTTTTTATGGCATCAGCTTATATAGCTGCAATATGGTCAATATTGCCACAAGGAAAAGGGGCTAATTGGGTACTAATTGAGGTTGTGGTTATAGGGGGAGGGTGCACTATGGTTGTGTTTCTCAGTTTGGGAATTTTGTTGGTTAGACAATGGAAAAGGAAGACtgattggagaaaaagaagagatgaTAAGAAGCTAAAAGATGAAAGTCCTAAGAGTAATATTAGTAGAGTTGAAGAAATGaaagttgtgaagaaagaaAGTCGTGAGGGTAGCAGTAACTCAGATGTTGATAGCTCAGATCAAGGTTATCATTTGTATTAATTAATCAACTACCTACATTGATAGATTTGTATTAGTCTTCTTGTTGagaataattaattaaagcCATATACATATTAGTTCCTCTtatatatgaccgtataatcAGTTGACAGATGctataattaatttatttgtcGAAAGTCCATTAATAAGGATTTCTAGTCATTGTTTAACTTTAGATCATATGCATTTTGTTATCAACATTTTTATGATGGAGTATCTATTTTGGTTTGAACTATTTCActtatttaaattactcaaataTCATCAACGATGACGAGGAACTTTCTTCGTTCTGTTTTTAACAAAACTGAGTCTTCATtgtattgattattgatgtgctAAAAGATACAATTTAAATTTAGTCTACCAAACTTAATTTGTATGATCCATCATTGATGAGATACTAATGATATTTGTTCTtaagaaaatagaaaacaatCTATTAGTTCTTGAAGGTTTATATATGATGTTGAGAcacttggtttggttatttcTGAATGATATTCCCCTGTTCATATTTGCAAAGCCTTTAATTTGTCTAGGGAGCTTATAGAAGGAATTGAAGACATAGATTCCCTCGATTTTATGACTGAGAGTTGACAACTTTTTTACATATTTATTGGGTTCTATGTAACAATGATTGATAAAGAATCCATGTTCTTCAACTAGTACTTGAATTTCCCTAATATAACGTTGGTTTACTTAAAATAAtctttagttattttttaactAAATCGACTCTACCTTTGGCTATCTATTTTTACttttgtgcaaaaaataatGTGTACTAAATCAATGGAGTAtctcaaaaaatatattttatgcaAAATTGTGCAAAAATAACCGCGGGGCGTCCGTCGATTTcttgtaaaaataattaaaaaaataaaaaagggtaaACCGACTGACTCCGTCAGTTTCTACTCGACTTTCTTGACCGACTCAGTcgctcgatttttttttttcaattgggTTTGGCCTGACTTTTAGTAGTGAGAACTTTTTGATTTGCGGAAGACCTATGGGTAGCCATAGAGATGAAGGCTTCTTGATATATGTATTTCTCTTCTTCCTATGATTGATCTTCTGATTGGGGGTGCCTTCTCTCCAATTTTGAATGAATCTAGAAAGTTAAGTCACTTCAATTACATATGAACTCAATTGCTTTCAAATAGTTTCGTGTGAGTCATCGAATCTACCATAAAAGCTATGTGATAAATCTTTAGATCAAATTCTGGGGAGAATGTGTTTTGACTGCTGGGTACTTGATTAATAGAACACCATCTTCGATTTTGTATAGGAAAACCAAAGTTGTATTTAATTGGCCAAGACATATCATTTTGAACACTTAACGACTTTTAAGTCGTCCTTACATTGACTTGGCACATTTATGCATGTGACGTGAGTTTATCGATCTTGATTTGACTTGTAGTGTCATGTATTTTGACACATATGGACCTTGGACGATGGAACCTGTCTGTCATTTAATATCCAACTAGATGGAGTAGTCCACTAGAGTTAGACATTTTGATTAAATCCATATATGTTGgaattaaataataaattcaattaTATTAGGTCATATAGGGAAATTCGCACGAATGCCACTATTTTGgggtgctctttaatttttgtctctcaaatCGCTGGTcgttaatttttgcccttcgtcactttaagtaacaaaaaagtgaccgaaaataTCCCTGacatcagaaaaaaaaaatcgaatctATGacctaatttcgcaaggcaaagtttcatAGATATTATGCCTTTTCTGACAATGTTACATAAAAACTATGCCTTTTCCAACATAGTtgtgtagaaattaagttatctaCAGATCTTATACCAGAAATGGCATGTTTCTATGTAACTGTACCCCAAAAGGCAAAGTTTCTAACTTTGTCCGAAAAGGaaccttgccttgcgaaattagtTAGTACACAACTTATGCCGGATAACTTAATTTTTACACAACTATGTCggacaaggcatagtttctTGTTGAGAATCATCCGGCACAATTGGTTGCTAAAAACCTcgaattttattatttcaaagtAAGGACCAGCTTCGGTCTTATAATTCTTACACTCAATTTTTTCCTTGCACTCACACTCTAGCAACTCTCTTTGTTGCTCTCTACTATTTCTCACTGGCCCTCACACTTCTCACTTCTTACTTTCTTGCTTGCTTACAGCTCAAATGGCCACCTCTATTTACAGGTGGTGGTGGAAAGATCTAGTAAGAGATATTTACAACtttctctagaatattcctaaCCATCTTTTTCTGGAACCACTCTAGAATTCTCATTCTAGAGTTATTatttgaattctctagaattaCTTGAACATTCTAGAGAAGAGACCAATCAAGAATAAAGTTGGTGATGATTTATTTTAACACTTCTCCTCAGTACCAACTTTGTTATCTCTTCCAACCATTCCAATGGTTTCCCGAAATCTTATAAACTTTATATTGTCCAGGCTCTTTGTGAATATGTCCGCTACTTGCTCGTCTGTCTTGACTTGCTTCATTTCAATTTCACTCAGAAGAACTTTTTCTCGAAGAAAATGATGATGTACTTCCACGTGCTTCATCCTGGCCTGAAATACAAGATTCTCGGCCAAATGTATAGCTGATAAGTTGTATAATATAGTGGCATGGTATCTTCCAAAGGTTGATGCAAGTCTTTCAGGAGTTTCTTTAGCCATGTGCTCTCTTGTGCTTCCATTGTTCCTGCTCGATAttcctttatgtctttgaaagtGAAACCGTTGGCTGTCTTTTGCTGCACAATGATATTGCAGCCAATCCAAGATTGAAGACATATCTGGTAGTTGATCATCGAGTATTATGGTCACCAGCATAATCCACATCACAATATCCAATAATTTTGTAAGGATCTTCTTTAATGTAGAATAGTCCATTATCAATAATTCATTTTACATAACTTAATATCCTCCTGATTTCTTTCAAGTGAGGCTTCTTTGGTTTCTACATAAATCTGTTGACTACTCCAACTATGAAGGCAATATCTGGTCTGGTCAATGTTAAATAGATGAGACTTTCGACAAGTTCATGATACATTGTGTCATCCTCCAGCCTTTGCCTTCATGGGAACATAGTTTTAAGTTTGGCTCTATCTGCGTAGAAGACGGCTTGCAACCCGTCATTCTATAATTCTGGAGTAGACCATTCGCGTACTTCTATTGTCAAAGGAATAATCCATCTTTAGTTTTTTTCAACCTCAAGGCCAAGGAAGTGTTTTAGTTCGCCCAACTCCTTTATTTGAAATAGCACCATCAATTTTCGTTTACTTCGATAAATCTCATCCAAGTCGTCTCATGTGATGATTAATCGTCAACATAAACTAATATGATGGCTAGCTTTCCTTCGTGAGTGATAGTTCAAAGTgcgcattcgtgttttgattattgtcaaaataattcaaaactgATGAGAGACCTGTGCAGTATCGCTCTCTTGTACCGTCGCGAGAGACAAATTAAAAGCCGAGCCACTTGCTTTGCTTTTTCTAGTACACCtatgagttggcccatgctttaggtcaaagtgaatgagtggtctctGTCCATCtcacatgctcccactatatatacatcgtgatggcaacatattgagtagacttgaaaacataatataaatcgtGCAAAGCTGCCGAAACAAGTTTTCAAGATCTCTTCAAAACAAATTTACctacaagttgaagaacctgatccagacACAAGTTTTAGTCTAAGTGCTTTATACTGTTGTGAGTCTTTGTTCGTTTGTGCTTAAATTATAAACCTAATCTTCTCTTTAAAGGAATCTGTTTGTAGGTACATTAAAAGTCTCAAAGGGTGCTTTTTGAAAGTGTGTTTCCTCAAGCTGTTGAGTAGTATATTAGACTAGGATTAGTCTAAGTGTATTAGtgtccttagctagagttagttAAGTAGAGCTGCTGGAAATCGGAGCATTGCAAGTGTGGAGGGACTACgagggttagttcctaggttgcaaaagcatttttgtaagggtgagggattatgggagttaattcctagcttatgatagagttgtaacctaaaGTTGTTCGGTGTCGTGGAGTTGAAATCCAACTGGTGTAAGTCGTAGTTTTTAAttccttgagcaaggagtttttcatgCTAACATCCTATGTCctttacttactgcattgcataagggaactggtacacaaccaggtctCTCATACATTATTTGGTGGACTCATAGCCTGCACCAATTAGTATCAGAGCCGGTGCTTTCTAAAAgcttaacacctagaaaggatctatGAAATGGCAACCCcaccaaatatggaagaaggaaaGTCATTCACCAGACCTCCCAGATGTAATGGAAAGTACTATGGGTGGTGGAAGACTAGAATACACAATTTCATCATGATTGAAGACTCAGAGCTATGGGATGTCATCTGTGATGGTCCCTACATTCCAGTTCACATAAGTGAAGACGGTAAAGAGACCACTGTCAAAATGAGAAAGGAATAAAATGAAGCTGACAGAAAAAGGATTGAAAAAAACTATAAAGCCAAGAAGATTCTCATGTGTGGAATAGGACTGAATGAGTATAATCGAGTCTCAGCTTGTTCATCAACCAAAGAGATCTGGGAAGCTCTTCAAATTGCCCATGAAAGAACAAATCATGTAAAAAACTCCAAGATTGACATGCTCATCACGAAGTACGAGATGTTCAAAATGAAAGACAATGAATCCATTCATGAGATGCACACCAGATTCACCTCTACAATTAAAAAGCTCCACTCTCTCGGAGAAGTCATCACAACCACCAAGCTGGTAAGAAAGTTGCTTGGTGTATTACCTGTAGCTCATTGGGAATCTTAAGACTCAGGAAATGAAGATGATCatgaagaaagcaaaaaaaatgaGGTGAAGAAGGAGGAGAGCACAGTTCTCAAAACTGCAAAAGGAGACTCAAGTGATGACGAGTCAGAAATGGCCTATCTCATGCAGAGATTTCACAAAATGATCAAGAGAAGTGGGGGATTTCCTAGAACATAAGGCTCCAGTAGAAACTTCAAGGGAGATGCCTACTGCTATCAAATATGTGGGAAACCAGATCATTTCATAAAAGACTGTTCTCAAAACAAGCAGGACAGTTATGACAGGACTGCAAAGAGGAACCAAGTCCATGACAGAAGTTTCAGAAAGAAAGAGGCTGCTGATGAGATTGTGAAGCAAGCACTTGCAGCCTGAGGAAACTTTTCATGTGAGTCTCAGGAGTGAAAATGATAAATGGGAATTGTCCATGATGGCAATTAATGATGGAGCGACTGAGCATAAGTCAGACCTTGCACTCACGGCTGAATCTGGCacggatgatgatgatgatgtgaacAAAGGTAAGCTTCTTCGACATAAAGAAAAACCTAAAATTGTACTCTCAAAGAAAACTCATATCACTGTCAGGCGTGCTAATTAATGCGTATCACGCCCTGACCGTAGAGACACATGAGTTAAATCTTACTCTTTATGAAATAGAATAGAATCGGGAGGACTTGTGTGTTAGCTAAAGATATGAAGAATCAAGTTCATGAGACTAACCAACAAAATATCTTGTTGGAAAGTCAAGTGAGAAAATATGAGGAAATCttctttaaaagaagaaaagaagcaaGTAAGACTTTCTTGGAGCATGAAGAGGAGTCAAAGCAAAGCTGAACCTTACTGCTGAAACTAAAAAGAATGAGCAGCTCAAGAACGAATTAGAAAGGGCTAAGTTTGATCTTGACAAAACTCTAAAATGGATCTGGTTTTCTGATGAATTTACTTCCAGAAATGAGACTAATGGAAACAACAAAAGAGGACTTGGCTTTGTTGAGTAGAAGGCGCCATACAATCTTCACAACAATGATGTTTTCAATTTGGAAAACTAAGAATACATACATGGTGGACAAGATAATCACCACTAGGAAGCCTTTGAAACAAGGATTAAAGCTATTCATATAGAAATGAACTTTGTCAAGAAGAGAACGAGAAAGAAAGGAACAGATCCTCAAAAGAAAGGatcatgaaggaaaaaaaaaagaacatgctACCCGAGTGGGCTAGAAGAACCTTAATCCatcctttctacaactacaaAGGACCCAAGCTGTTTTAGGTTTCCAAATCCAACTACTGACATAGCCTAAAGGGGTGGGAGAGATAAGGAGTAGTCAACATAAATTAATAAATCGTGACAGATCCAAGATGTAAGACTGAGGTCAAAAGGTCTCCTTTCAAAGCCCTTATAGCAGGATGTGTGTCGTATGGAGATGAGTTTTTTTCCCCCTCAAATGGTGCAGGAAGGGATCTCTCAATGGCTACAAAGGAGGTTAGGTACTTCACTGGCAAATGTTTTTTGGCTACATCTAACCTACTTTTGTACCATTACAGATATACATACATGGGAGGATTAGAAGAACTTAAGCGCAAGAAATTCTGCACAGTTTAGAATGACTATTGATACATTCAAATTACCTTTTAGAGACCTGGTCTCCGTATCTTAGGTCAGTAATCTTTTCAGTACTCATAAATGTATTTGAACTGTAggatttccaaataaagtataTGTCCTTTACTCTTCCAAGATCTTTCAAAATAGTATCTGTGCCTTATCGTTACTTAAACCAATCCTTTATCCTCTGTTACACCTATTCCAAAAGCATCAACTCAGCCTGTTTAAAAGACATCTTTCTCATCCTGTTCTCTATTCATTTCCCCAAACCTTCGAAGCACAGAGACCAAGTTCCTCCAAGAAAAGAAGCAGTAAAAAGAATCTACAAAATCAAAAGGCTCTCTTTGGGAGGGGTTTTGATGTCAAGTTGAGAGAGGAGCCAGAATGAAGGATTTGATGGAAATGGTAAAATTCCAGGAGCCGAGCTATATCTTTACTCAACCACTACGATGTGTATATGAAGCAGAAGTGGTTCTATAAGAATCTGCTCTGCTCTGATAATGCACTGGCCCTAACATTGAATTTGACAGAGTGTGTGCTCACTAAGTCGACACTTAGGAAAATCTTGGGAGTAAAGACAACGAGACTGAGAGCTGTAGCAGATAAGAGATCTCTAAAATCCCAGCAAGTCATTGTTAAAGCTGCAGGGTCAGCAACAATAGTTGGTCTCTAAAAGAGTGAGCTTAAGCCTGAGCATGAATGAGCTTTTGAGTTTGTCAACAAGGGGTTTTTGCCAAGAATGGAGGGATGGTCTACTGTTACGGTAGCAGACCTGGATCTAACGAAAGCTCTTACATCTTTTGAACTAATCAACTTGCCGGCCATCATGATCGAGAGAATGAGTAAGGTGGCGCAAATTGTGCGAAGAGGACCTAGTCTCCAgtatggatttttcttaatgaaAGTCCTTGGGCACTTTAATGTATGAACTGGCAGAGCCTCATTGGGAACTAAGGACTATGTTTTCTCGCTGGTCACCTTGAAGAAGTGTGAGTTTGTACCACAGGAACCAAGTGCTGGAAGTTCATCCACTCTCTCAATTCTAATTGAAGCTTAAGAAACCGCAAATGCAGAGATAAAATAACTCAAGG
It includes:
- the LOC132029728 gene encoding ankyrin repeat-containing protein NPR4-like; this translates as MSFLAIFKFAEVMKELVKVRPDFASKNDLNGCSPLHIACSKGHLDITRELLKLDMDLSALQDNEDRTPLHWAVIKGRVNIVAEILSVSLESSEMITKHGETVLHLAVKNNHFEVLKFLMESLNVSNLMNIQDTDGNTILHLATVRKLTTMVIYLLKLGVEVNALNQKGYTALDVVEADASNSGALAIIPALQKAGAKRCDQLPPSLQDIQQVVSPNLGSWPRKISTTTSTFQSPSSSQHSYYHHQRKHNNNNYRATRRKKIELQSEGLRNARKTITIVAVLIATVTFAAGVNPPGGFNQGSGKALLGEKTAFKVFLVCNIVALFLSLGIVNVLVSVIPFKRRSMMKLMVATHKVMWISTFFMASAYIAAIWSILPQGKGANWVLIEVVVIGGGCTMVVFLSLGILLVRQWKRKTDWRKRRDDKKLKDESPKSNISRVEEMKVVKKESREGSSNSDVDSSDQGYHLY